The stretch of DNA CCGGAAGGCGCGGGCCTTCGCCGAGATCGTCAAGATCGGCCGGACGCACCTCCAGGATGCGGTGCCCCTGACGCTCGGGCAGGAGATCTCGGGGTGGGTGAGCCAACTCGACCACGCGCTGCGCCACCTCGAGGCGGCGATGCCGCACCTCTACGAGCTCGCGATTGGGGGGACGGCGGTCGGGACGGGGCTCAACGCCCCCCCGGAGTTCGCCGAGCGGGCCGCCAAGCAGATCGCCGCCCTGACGGGCCACCCGTTCGTCTCGGCGGAGAACAAGTTCGAGGCGCTGGCCGCCCACGATGCCCTGGTGGCGGCGCATGGGGCGCTGAAGACCTTGGCCGCGGCCCTCACGAAGATCGCGAACGACGTCCGGTGGCTCGCGTCGGGGCCGCGCTGCGGGATCGGCGAGATCAGGATCCCGGAGAACGAGCCCGGAAGCTCCATCATGCCCGGGAAAGTGAACCCGACGCAGTCCGAGGCGCTCACGATGGTCTGCGCCCAGGTCCTCGGCAACGACGTCGCGGTGAGCGTCGGCGGGGCCTCCGGGAACTTCGAGCTGAACGTCTTCAAGCCGCTGATCATCCACAACGTGCTGCTTTCCCTCCGGCTCCTGGCGGACGCCTGCGACTCCTTCGAGGAGCACTGCGCCCGCGGCATCGAGCCGGACCGCGAGCGGATCCGCCAGCAGCTGGAGCGGTCGCTGATGCTCGTCACGGCGCTCGCGCCCCGCCTCGGCTATGACCGCGCCGCCGAGATCGCGAAGAAGGCGCACCGGGAGGGGCTCAGCCTGAAGGAGGCGGCGGTGGCGCTGGGCTATCTGACGGCGGAGGAGTTCGACCGGACCGTCCGCCC from Candidatus Methylomirabilis sp. encodes:
- the fumC gene encoding class II fumarate hydratase, which produces MGTRVETDTMGSIEVPADRYWGAQTQRSLEHFRIGTDRFPRELIRAFGLLKKACALVNRDLGLLPPEKTKAIVQAADEVIAGTLDDHFPLVVWQTGSGTQTNMNANEVIANRAIELLGGQLGSKKPVHPNDDANKSQSSNDTFPTAMHIAAVEQLRLRLFPAVQRLRETLDRKARAFAEIVKIGRTHLQDAVPLTLGQEISGWVSQLDHALRHLEAAMPHLYELAIGGTAVGTGLNAPPEFAERAAKQIAALTGHPFVSAENKFEALAAHDALVAAHGALKTLAAALTKIANDVRWLASGPRCGIGEIRIPENEPGSSIMPGKVNPTQSEALTMVCAQVLGNDVAVSVGGASGNFELNVFKPLIIHNVLLSLRLLADACDSFEEHCARGIEPDRERIRQQLERSLMLVTALAPRLGYDRAAEIAKKAHREGLSLKEAAVALGYLTAEEFDRTVRPEAMVHPHLPG